The Streptococcus pluranimalium genome contains a region encoding:
- a CDS encoding DJ-1/PfpI family protein: MKKVACLLYPNYSLYEITTLTSTLVLHYGVKIDYIASKNQVVVSEDGLDTLPTKLIDDVNLDDYSCIILPGMIDFKEALYDDRLITFLKTLKNSSLLIAAISSAPLLLAKAGLLEDVCYTGGIWQNFFNYFDFLKIDNFKAHPVTKDKNIVTAIGFAHQEFARVVLEELHLVSDASGFFREKDSYQKSDIIFTLSEIEFAEFKEDFEKNV; encoded by the coding sequence ATGAAGAAGGTTGCTTGCTTGTTATACCCGAATTATTCCCTCTATGAAATAACTACTTTGACTAGCACTTTAGTTTTACACTATGGAGTAAAAATAGATTATATCGCTTCGAAAAATCAAGTTGTTGTTTCAGAGGACGGTCTGGACACACTTCCTACAAAATTGATAGATGATGTTAATTTAGATGATTATTCTTGTATCATTTTACCAGGAATGATTGATTTTAAAGAAGCACTTTATGATGATAGACTGATTACTTTTTTAAAGACTTTAAAAAATAGCTCCCTATTGATAGCAGCTATTTCCTCGGCGCCGCTGCTATTAGCAAAAGCAGGGTTGTTAGAAGACGTTTGTTACACTGGTGGTATTTGGCAAAACTTTTTCAATTATTTTGATTTTCTAAAAATAGATAATTTTAAAGCTCATCCGGTGACAAAGGATAAGAATATTGTCACTGCCATTGGTTTCGCCCACCAAGAGTTTGCAAGGGTTGTTTTAGAGGAATTACATCTAGTTAGTGATGCTTCTGGATTTTTTAGGGAAAAAGACTCCTATCAAAAATCAGACATCATATTTACATTATCAGAAATTGAATTCGCTGAATTTAAGGAAGACTTTGAAAAAAATGTTTAA
- a CDS encoding mechanosensitive ion channel family protein: MTYIENYWNKLHIETIAENIISKTVSLILLLVLFFLAKKIFDMLFTKAIERSIAFTKQSPMRKRTMTKLLHNVMNYALYFLLIYWILSILGIPVSSLLAGAGIAGVAVGLGAQGFLSDMVNGFFILFENQLEVDEVVEVGDVSGTVASVGIRTTQIIGFDGTLHFVPNRNISTVSNQSRGNMRAQVDIPIYAHTELEKVIEIVKSVNDNKVPQYPEIVNNPDIIGAITNTNNQLVFRVNIFVQNGKQYTIGPKFFRFYQKALLKEGIQLPTVTPIGHQ, from the coding sequence ATGACTTATATTGAAAATTATTGGAATAAACTCCATATCGAAACTATTGCAGAAAATATCATCTCGAAGACTGTCTCGTTAATTTTACTACTAGTGCTCTTTTTCCTAGCTAAAAAGATTTTTGACATGCTTTTTACCAAGGCTATCGAACGCTCTATTGCCTTCACCAAACAGAGTCCTATGAGAAAGCGTACCATGACTAAACTCCTTCATAACGTCATGAATTATGCCCTCTATTTCTTACTAATTTACTGGATTTTAAGTATTTTAGGGATTCCAGTCTCTAGCCTCCTAGCTGGTGCTGGGATTGCTGGTGTTGCTGTTGGTCTTGGGGCACAAGGATTTTTATCCGACATGGTCAATGGTTTCTTCATCCTTTTTGAAAATCAGCTAGAAGTTGATGAAGTCGTTGAGGTTGGTGACGTTTCTGGTACAGTTGCAAGCGTTGGAATTCGAACAACTCAGATTATCGGCTTTGATGGTACCTTACATTTTGTACCTAACCGCAATATCAGTACTGTTAGCAATCAATCGCGTGGTAATATGCGTGCTCAAGTTGACATACCAATTTATGCCCATACAGAACTTGAGAAGGTGATTGAAATTGTCAAATCCGTCAATGACAATAAGGTTCCGCAATATCCTGAAATTGTTAACAATCCAGATATTATCGGCGCTATTACCAACACCAATAATCAACTTGTTTTCCGCGTCAATATCTTCGTGCAAAATGGGAAACAATATACTATTGGGCCAAAATTCTTCAGGTTCTATCAGAAAGCCTTACTAAAAGAGGGTATTCAGTTACCAACCGTGACACCTATCGGACACCAGTAA
- a CDS encoding nucleoside phosphorylase, whose amino-acid sequence MLLEEFDTNSHAIINPEMVNEPIEAFPETVVTCFARGTFGRILKELPHKHLVTTSVANLDIPIYEIDFDGHKIGFFNSYVGAAGCVAVLEDLIVMGMKNLVVFGTCGVLDSSIAETSIIIPRAALRDEGTSFHYASPSDEIAVNQDFHEDFKAFLDRQNVSYTEGKVWTTDGIYRETADKMARRKRQGAICVDMECSAIAALADFRDINHFQFFYSADNLDAEVWDERTLGNDADLETKDRIAYIALGFAIEQFK is encoded by the coding sequence ATGTTACTTGAAGAATTTGATACCAATTCCCATGCAATTATCAATCCGGAGATGGTCAATGAGCCAATCGAAGCTTTTCCTGAGACAGTAGTGACTTGCTTCGCCAGAGGGACCTTTGGGAGGATTTTAAAGGAGCTACCTCATAAGCATTTGGTGACAACGAGTGTCGCTAATCTGGATATCCCCATTTACGAGATAGACTTTGACGGTCACAAAATTGGTTTTTTCAATTCTTATGTTGGTGCTGCTGGTTGTGTTGCCGTTCTCGAAGATTTAATTGTGATGGGCATGAAAAACTTAGTCGTCTTTGGCACCTGCGGTGTTCTTGATAGTAGTATTGCAGAGACGTCTATTATCATTCCAAGGGCTGCACTGCGTGATGAGGGAACTAGTTTTCATTATGCATCTCCTAGCGATGAGATTGCGGTTAACCAGGATTTTCATGAAGATTTTAAGGCATTTTTAGACCGTCAAAATGTTTCTTATACCGAAGGAAAGGTCTGGACGACTGATGGGATTTACCGAGAAACAGCTGATAAGATGGCAAGGCGTAAACGCCAAGGAGCTATTTGTGTCGATATGGAATGCTCTGCCATCGCAGCTTTAGCTGATTTCCGAGACATCAACCACTTCCAATTTTTCTATTCAGCGGATAATCTGGATGCGGAAGTTTGGGATGAGCGAACGCTCGGTAATGACGCCGACCTAGAGACAAAAGATAGGATTGCCTATATCGCTTTAGGCTTTGCGATCGAACAATTTAAATAA
- a CDS encoding MFS transporter, which yields MSNTNVSTKTGLIMFFTLVLAYITFAASWVGGSNLSAEITNHYFGGPVSPVISQVVNYTITIARAIANFLAAYFLIKLGIKRASTLAFILLLFSLVAVWMPNYWFYIIARMFMALGGSMIMVYMNPLVVRFIQPKYKLMVSSLITATYNIGAFFVAVAFLFFADAMKADWRITLTIIGLVSASMFLIWMFKAKDFDTRGNAANHAEHYSYSIAIKDPFIWRFSVGFGCFLFLYVMSLTSLPSTLASAFSNNGFQAGLMLLAVSGGGMVATLIMMKLPLNRPRKPYLVVMGISAILVTQAGLFIVPSSPILAYALFFITGLLIFLQYPVFLNLPHELPDMNPQKATLMFGIIWALTYGLYTILTFVWSLVLANFGLNLAHLFYALMTAVYVLSIFTLPETYRY from the coding sequence ATGTCCAATACCAATGTTTCGACCAAAACTGGTCTCATTATGTTTTTCACATTAGTTCTGGCTTACATTACATTTGCAGCCAGCTGGGTCGGAGGTTCAAATCTCAGTGCTGAAATTACAAATCACTACTTTGGCGGTCCAGTATCACCTGTTATCAGCCAGGTTGTCAACTATACCATAACTATTGCTCGAGCCATTGCTAATTTCTTAGCCGCTTATTTTCTCATTAAACTGGGTATCAAAAGAGCTTCAACCTTGGCTTTTATCTTGCTGTTATTTTCTTTAGTTGCTGTTTGGATGCCTAATTATTGGTTCTATATCATAGCGCGTATGTTTATGGCTCTAGGTGGCTCTATGATTATGGTTTATATGAATCCTCTGGTTGTTCGCTTTATCCAACCCAAGTACAAGCTCATGGTTTCATCACTTATTACAGCAACCTATAATATCGGAGCTTTCTTTGTTGCGGTTGCTTTTCTCTTTTTCGCAGATGCTATGAAGGCAGATTGGCGCATTACTTTAACCATCATCGGTTTGGTTTCTGCTAGTATGTTTCTGATTTGGATGTTTAAAGCCAAAGATTTTGATACAAGAGGCAATGCTGCTAATCATGCCGAACACTACAGTTATAGCATAGCTATCAAAGATCCTTTTATTTGGCGATTTTCTGTCGGCTTTGGCTGCTTCTTATTTTTATACGTCATGAGCTTAACAAGCCTTCCTTCAACTCTTGCTAGTGCTTTTAGTAACAATGGTTTTCAAGCAGGCCTCATGTTGCTTGCTGTCTCCGGCGGGGGAATGGTAGCGACACTGATCATGATGAAACTCCCTCTTAACAGACCTCGAAAACCTTATTTAGTTGTTATGGGAATCAGCGCTATTTTAGTGACACAAGCAGGACTATTTATCGTTCCAAGTTCACCAATTCTCGCTTATGCGTTATTCTTTATCACTGGGCTACTTATTTTTCTACAATATCCTGTTTTTCTTAACTTGCCACATGAACTTCCTGATATGAATCCGCAAAAAGCAACCTTGATGTTTGGAATTATCTGGGCTCTTACTTATGGCTTATATACCATCTTAACCTTCGTCTGGAGTTTAGTTCTCGCTAACTTTGGACTTAACCTAGCCCACCTCTTCTATGCTTTGATGACAGCTGTCTATGTCTTGTCTATCTTCACTTTACCAGAAACTTATCGTTACTAA
- the truA gene encoding tRNA pseudouridine(38-40) synthase TruA, with product MTRYKAIISYDGTLFSGFQRQPGARTVQEEIEKTLLRLNSGKPVTIHGAGRTDAGVHAYGQVIHFDLPQARDVEKLRFGLDTQCPDDIDIVDIAIVSDDFHARYNKHRKTYEFLVDTGRPKNPMMRHYATAFPYPLDLTSMQEAIKDLVGTHDFTGFTASGTAVENKVRTITQASLEVDAKTGLLVFTFSGNGFLYKQVRNMVGTLLKIGNGRMPVSQIKTVLASKNRDLAGPTAAGNGLYLKEITYEDTLYSDHSGQ from the coding sequence ATGACACGATACAAAGCAATTATTTCTTATGACGGTACGCTTTTTTCAGGTTTTCAAAGACAACCTGGGGCTAGAACTGTTCAAGAGGAAATTGAGAAGACTCTTTTACGATTAAATAGTGGCAAACCTGTTACCATCCATGGTGCAGGACGAACGGATGCTGGCGTCCATGCTTATGGGCAGGTGATTCATTTTGACTTACCTCAGGCGCGTGATGTTGAAAAACTACGTTTTGGTTTGGATACTCAGTGTCCTGATGATATTGATATTGTTGATATAGCCATTGTTTCAGATGACTTTCATGCTCGGTACAATAAACATCGTAAAACCTATGAATTTCTAGTAGATACTGGACGTCCTAAGAATCCAATGATGCGACATTACGCGACAGCCTTTCCTTATCCTCTGGATCTAACTTCTATGCAGGAGGCTATCAAAGATTTGGTAGGAACCCATGATTTTACAGGATTTACAGCATCAGGAACAGCTGTTGAAAACAAAGTTAGGACCATCACCCAAGCAAGTCTGGAAGTAGATGCTAAAACAGGCCTTTTAGTGTTTACCTTTTCGGGAAATGGCTTCTTGTATAAACAGGTGCGAAACATGGTGGGAACGCTATTGAAAATCGGAAATGGTCGCATGCCAGTTAGTCAGATTAAGACAGTTTTAGCATCAAAAAATCGCGATTTAGCTGGACCAACGGCAGCAGGAAACGGACTCTATCTTAAGGAGATAACATATGAAGACACCTTATATTCTGACCATAGCGGGCAATGA
- the tig gene encoding trigger factor, whose product MSTSFENKSTNRGVVTFTIGQDKIKPALDQAFNKVKKDLNAPGFRKGHMPRAIFNQRFGEEALYEDALNAILPEAYEAAIAELGLDVVAQPKVDVKSMEKGQDWEITAEVVTKPEVKLGDYKDLEVSVDASKEVSEDEVTEKIERERKNLAELVIKEEAAENGDTVVIDFVGSVDGVEFDGGKGDNFSLELGSGQFIPGFEDQLVGSKAGDEVEVKVTFPEDYQAEDLAGKDAVFATTVHEVKTKEVPELDDELAKDIDEEVETLDELKAKYRKELEAAKEIAYDDAVEGAAIELAVENAEIVELPEEMVHDEVHRAMNEFMGNMQRQGISPEMYFQLTGTSEEDLHKQYEADADKRVKTNLVIEAIAKAEGFEASEEEVEKEITDLAAEYNMDAEQVRSLLSPEMLQHDIAMKKAIEVITSSVKVK is encoded by the coding sequence ATGTCTACATCATTTGAAAACAAATCAACTAACCGTGGTGTTGTAACATTCACAATCGGTCAAGATAAAATCAAACCAGCTCTTGATCAAGCTTTTAACAAAGTTAAAAAAGATTTGAATGCACCAGGTTTCCGTAAAGGACACATGCCTCGCGCTATCTTCAACCAACGTTTTGGTGAGGAAGCACTTTACGAAGATGCTTTGAACGCTATCTTGCCAGAAGCATACGAAGCAGCTATTGCTGAACTTGGACTTGATGTTGTGGCTCAACCAAAAGTTGATGTGAAATCAATGGAAAAAGGTCAAGACTGGGAAATCACTGCTGAAGTTGTGACAAAACCAGAAGTTAAACTTGGCGACTACAAAGACCTTGAAGTTTCAGTTGACGCTTCTAAAGAAGTTTCAGAAGATGAAGTGACTGAAAAAATCGAACGCGAACGTAAAAACCTTGCTGAGCTTGTTATCAAAGAAGAGGCAGCTGAAAATGGCGACACAGTTGTTATCGACTTTGTTGGTTCAGTAGATGGCGTTGAATTTGACGGTGGTAAAGGCGATAACTTCTCACTTGAACTTGGTTCAGGTCAATTCATTCCAGGATTTGAAGACCAACTTGTTGGTTCAAAAGCTGGTGACGAAGTTGAAGTTAAAGTTACTTTCCCAGAAGATTACCAAGCAGAAGACCTTGCAGGTAAAGACGCAGTCTTTGCAACAACAGTTCATGAAGTTAAAACTAAAGAAGTTCCAGAACTTGACGATGAACTTGCAAAAGACATCGACGAAGAAGTTGAAACACTTGATGAGTTGAAAGCAAAATACCGCAAAGAACTTGAAGCAGCTAAAGAAATCGCTTATGACGATGCTGTTGAAGGTGCTGCTATTGAGCTTGCTGTTGAAAACGCTGAAATCGTTGAATTGCCAGAAGAAATGGTACACGACGAAGTTCACCGTGCTATGAACGAATTCATGGGCAACATGCAACGTCAAGGTATCTCACCAGAGATGTACTTCCAATTGACAGGCACAAGCGAAGAAGATCTTCACAAACAATACGAAGCTGACGCTGATAAACGTGTTAAAACGAACCTTGTTATCGAAGCTATCGCTAAAGCAGAAGGTTTTGAAGCTTCAGAAGAAGAAGTTGAAAAAGAAATCACTGATCTTGCAGCTGAATACAACATGGATGCAGAGCAAGTACGTTCACTTCTTTCACCAGAAATGCTTCAACACGACATTGCTATGAAGAAAGCAATCGAAGTAATCACTAGCTCAGTTAAAGTGAAATAA
- a CDS encoding bifunctional hydroxymethylpyrimidine kinase/phosphomethylpyrimidine kinase: MKTPYILTIAGNDILSGGGFQADLATFSAHKLYGFLAQTCMTAITDDGFEIFPTDDNLFQKQLDSLKGIPFSAIKIGLLPTPQIARAVKVFIQKRPQVPVVLDPVLVFKENADQEVAQMSQELQELFPYATIITPNLKEAELLSGQSISNLEEMGNAARVLQQMGAKSVVIKGGARLEGDQAFDVLLREDGQVDFLQSSLLDRNNQGAGCTFASAIASGLAKDRTIRQSSQAAKDFVYQSIAHSNDYGVTQYETD; this comes from the coding sequence ATGAAGACACCTTATATTCTGACCATAGCGGGCAATGATATTTTAAGTGGTGGTGGCTTTCAAGCTGACTTAGCAACTTTTTCAGCCCATAAGCTCTATGGCTTTTTGGCTCAAACCTGCATGACAGCAATAACTGATGATGGTTTTGAAATTTTTCCAACAGATGATAATCTCTTTCAAAAACAGCTGGATAGCTTAAAAGGTATTCCTTTTTCAGCCATTAAAATTGGTCTCTTACCAACGCCTCAGATAGCTAGGGCTGTCAAAGTCTTTATTCAAAAACGACCACAAGTTCCTGTGGTTCTAGATCCAGTTCTAGTTTTTAAGGAAAATGCTGACCAAGAAGTCGCTCAAATGAGTCAAGAATTGCAAGAGCTCTTTCCCTATGCGACCATCATCACCCCCAATCTCAAAGAAGCAGAACTCCTATCTGGACAGAGCATTTCTAACTTGGAAGAGATGGGAAATGCTGCTAGAGTCTTGCAGCAAATGGGTGCCAAATCAGTTGTTATCAAAGGTGGTGCAAGACTAGAAGGAGACCAAGCCTTCGATGTTTTATTAAGAGAAGACGGTCAGGTGGATTTCTTACAGTCATCCCTTCTTGATCGCAATAATCAAGGGGCAGGATGTACTTTTGCTTCAGCTATAGCTAGTGGACTAGCTAAAGACCGGACCATTAGACAAAGTAGTCAGGCGGCAAAGGATTTTGTTTACCAGTCTATCGCACATTCAAATGATTATGGAGTGACACAATATGAAACAGACTAA
- a CDS encoding TIGR01440 family protein: MDIKTLAEDTQKIVMDIIDRSAIQKGQLFVLGLSSSEVLGGSIGQNSSQEIGEIIVKVILDELGKSGIELAVQGCEHLNRALVVEREYALQKDLEIVNVLPSLHAGGSGQLAAFKFMKDPVEVEEIVAHAGLDIGDTSIGMHVKRVQVPLKPIQRELGGAHVTALASRPKLIGGARGQYLEDPIRKY; the protein is encoded by the coding sequence ATGGATATTAAAACGCTAGCTGAAGACACACAAAAAATAGTGATGGATATTATCGACAGATCTGCCATTCAAAAAGGGCAGTTATTCGTATTAGGCTTGTCATCAAGTGAAGTTTTAGGGGGGAGTATTGGTCAAAATTCCAGCCAAGAAATCGGGGAAATTATTGTTAAAGTCATCCTCGATGAATTAGGGAAATCAGGGATTGAGTTAGCCGTTCAAGGGTGTGAACATCTTAATCGTGCCCTTGTTGTTGAACGAGAATACGCCCTACAAAAAGATTTAGAAATAGTCAATGTCTTGCCGTCTCTTCATGCTGGTGGTAGTGGGCAGCTAGCAGCCTTTAAGTTTATGAAAGATCCTGTCGAGGTGGAAGAAATTGTGGCTCATGCCGGACTTGATATCGGTGATACTTCGATCGGTATGCATGTTAAGCGGGTTCAAGTCCCATTGAAACCCATTCAAAGAGAATTAGGCGGAGCTCACGTTACCGCTCTTGCTAGTCGCCCAAAACTTATTGGTGGCGCGCGTGGTCAGTATTTAGAAGATCCTATTCGAAAATATTAG
- a CDS encoding ECF transporter S component yields MKQTNIRQLALLAILTALSVVLAYIHIPTPTGFLTLLDAGIYFTAFYLGSKAGAVVGGLSGFLIDMLLGYPQYMIHSLIAHGTQGFFGGWNGKKRLIGLILASLFMVGWYFLAALLLGYGLGAAWAGIFGNIFQNCFGMGLGYILYKAIIKLNLRK; encoded by the coding sequence ATGAAACAGACTAATATTCGTCAATTAGCCCTCTTGGCTATTTTAACAGCACTTAGTGTTGTCTTAGCCTACATTCACATCCCCACACCAACGGGTTTTTTAACCCTGCTTGATGCCGGTATTTATTTTACAGCCTTTTATTTGGGTTCAAAAGCTGGTGCTGTCGTGGGTGGTTTATCAGGCTTTCTCATAGACATGCTTCTAGGTTATCCTCAGTATATGATTCATAGCTTGATTGCGCATGGAACACAAGGCTTCTTTGGTGGTTGGAACGGCAAAAAGCGTCTCATAGGCTTGATTCTCGCCAGCCTTTTCATGGTAGGGTGGTACTTCTTGGCTGCTTTATTACTGGGTTATGGACTTGGTGCGGCTTGGGCAGGTATTTTTGGGAATATCTTTCAAAACTGCTTTGGTATGGGCTTGGGATATATTCTCTATAAAGCTATTATCAAACTAAATCTTCGAAAGTAG
- the dnaJ gene encoding molecular chaperone DnaJ: protein MNNTEFYDRLGVSKDASQDEIKKAYRKMSKKYHPDINKEAGAEQKYKDVQEAYETLSDSQKRAAYDQYGAAGAQGGFGGGAGGFGGFDGGGFGGFEDIFSSFFGGGGASRNPNAPRQGDDLQYRVNLKFEEAIFGAEKEVTYSREATCHTCGGNGAKPGSHPVTCGRCHGQGVINVDTQTPLGMMRRQVTCDVCHGTGQEIKDPCTTCHGTGHEKENHKVDVKIPAGVETGQQIRLQGQGEAGHNGGPYGDLFVIINVMKSDKFEREGATIYYNMNVSFVQAALGDVVDIPTVHGDVELTIPAGTQTGKTFRLKGKGAPRLRGNGQGDQHVTINIVTPTKLNDAQKEALRAFAEAGGEKVHPQKKKGFFDKVKDAIEEF from the coding sequence ATGAACAATACTGAATTCTATGATCGTCTGGGGGTTTCTAAAGATGCCTCTCAGGACGAGATTAAAAAAGCTTATCGTAAGATGTCTAAAAAGTATCACCCAGACATCAACAAGGAAGCTGGCGCTGAACAAAAATATAAGGATGTTCAGGAAGCTTACGAAACCTTAAGTGATAGCCAAAAACGGGCAGCCTATGACCAATACGGTGCAGCAGGCGCACAAGGTGGTTTCGGCGGCGGTGCTGGTGGCTTTGGTGGCTTCGATGGCGGTGGCTTCGGCGGTTTCGAAGACATCTTCTCAAGTTTCTTTGGTGGCGGTGGTGCTAGTCGAAATCCTAATGCACCTCGACAAGGTGATGATCTTCAATACCGTGTTAACCTCAAGTTTGAAGAAGCCATTTTTGGTGCTGAAAAAGAGGTTACCTATAGTCGTGAAGCGACTTGCCATACTTGTGGTGGTAATGGTGCTAAACCTGGTAGCCACCCTGTCACTTGTGGTCGCTGTCATGGACAAGGTGTCATCAATGTTGATACCCAAACACCACTTGGTATGATGCGTCGCCAAGTAACCTGTGATGTCTGTCATGGAACAGGTCAAGAAATTAAAGACCCATGTACAACTTGTCACGGAACGGGTCATGAAAAAGAAAATCATAAGGTTGATGTCAAAATTCCAGCCGGCGTTGAGACTGGTCAACAAATCCGTCTCCAGGGTCAAGGAGAAGCAGGTCATAATGGTGGTCCTTATGGTGATCTTTTCGTTATCATCAATGTCATGAAGAGCGATAAATTTGAACGTGAAGGAGCAACCATTTACTACAATATGAATGTCAGCTTTGTTCAAGCTGCGCTCGGTGATGTGGTTGATATTCCAACCGTACATGGTGACGTCGAATTGACCATCCCAGCCGGAACCCAAACTGGTAAGACCTTCCGTTTGAAAGGAAAAGGGGCTCCTCGTCTTCGTGGTAACGGGCAAGGTGATCAACACGTGACCATCAATATCGTGACGCCAACGAAACTTAACGACGCTCAAAAAGAGGCGCTTCGTGCCTTTGCTGAAGCAGGTGGCGAAAAAGTTCACCCCCAAAAGAAAAAAGGTTTCTTTGACAAGGTCAAAGATGCTATTGAAGAATTTTAA